The sequence AAAAGGGCCAATTTGATTAATTTGATCAAGTTCGATCGTGGTTTCAGTGATCATGCTGTTGCCTTCAGACGAGAGATCCATACTCGAACTTGATTTGATCAAAATACCTTCAGGCGTAATCCAAAAATCGCCTTTGATGATCATGCCAGCTGCATCGCTCTCAACCTGGTAGTGGGCTGCCGTCATGCCGTTGATGCTCTCAGCCTCGGCAACTAACGTTGGCTCGAACGAAGCCGCCAAGGCGTTCAACATCCCACCATTGAATGAACGCGCCATATCGAAGGTCTGCTCCATCATTTGAGCATCGAGCACTGTGGCATTACAAATTTGCTCGGTGCCAGTATCCTGCACTTGATAAACCGAACCATCGATCAGCCAAGTGCTATTAGTTGGATCAGGCGTATTGGTTTTTACTTCGAGATGCACCGCCAAAGGCTGATTTATGCGTTCTTCCAAGGTTTCGCTGATCGATTCATTTGATGATTCGGCGTTTTTGGTGCTAATTTTAGTGATGCTGCGCAAACGATAGCTTTGCAAGGTTTTGAGTTTTTCAGCCGTTTTTTGCGGATCAGTCAGTTGATCGATTAAGTCGTTGGCTTGGTTGCCAGTGGCTGGCGCTGAATTGGCTGTTTCAGGCACAGCGGTTGGCTCAATTTGCGCGACAGGCGTTGGATTTGATTGCTGCGGCTCGCTCCCACCACAGGCACTGAGCACAAAACCCAACAATAATCCACATGCTAAACGATTATAACGGCTTGGCATTGATTTCGCTCCTTGATTGCAATGTGTTTCAGCTACAGCGCTACTATAGCCATAAACCAGCCGCAAGCTATGACAAAACTTGTCAGTTGTTGCCAGCATTATCCAGAGCAAAGTATCAATTATTGGGCTAAAATGTGGCTAATTATTAAATTTTTTTACAAATTAAGTAAAATCGGCTAGTATAGAGCCATCGATTGATTATTTAATTAAGGAGGCAAGCTGCAATTCTCACGGCCTTACCGCGTTGTGGTCAACATTGTTGCTCAGGTGGAGGTACGACCGCCATGTTGGAAGCGTACTGGATAACTGTTTGTTGCAACCATTTGTTGAGGAGGCTCGCTTGAAGCGTCTATGGCTAAGTACGTTGGTTGTCGGCTGTTTGCTTAGTTTGGCTAGCCCTACGGACACTGCTGGGCAGACTCGTTTGAAAGAAAAAACACCTGAACAGTTGGCTGAGGCCGAAGCACCTGCGGTTGCAGGCCAATATTTGATCAAATTCAAGTCTGGGCTGAGTAAATCTGCTCGCAACAATACCCTCAAAAACCTCGGAGTCGATCAACTCCAACACCTCGATAGCCTTGATCTCGAGTTAATTGAAGTTGCTGCGCTCAAACAAAACGCTACTCCAGCGCAAACTGAACGCGTGCTGGCCGAGCTAAAAAATAATCCAGCGATCGAATATATCGAGCCAAACTACATTTACGCTCCGCTGTATACGCCGAATGACCCAGGTTTGGGTCAGCAATGGGCTTGGGGAGTAATCAAAGCCTATGATGGCTGGAACATTACCCAAGGCAGCCCCAGCGTGATCATCGCGATTGTAGACACGGGCATCCAAACCAACCACCCTGATCTTGATGCTAAAATTGTGGCTGGCTACGATTTTGTTGATAACGACACCAACGCCATGGATGGCAACGGTCATGGCACGCACTTGGCTGGCACTGCCGCTGCCGAAACCAACAATAGCACTGGTGGCGCGGGCTTATGCCCCAATTGCCGCTTGATGCCAATTCGGGTATTTAATAATAATGGCAGTGGCACGTTGGCTGCCGTGGCGCAGGGAATTACCTTTGCCGCCAACAACGGAGCCAAAGTCATCAACTTAGGCTTGGGTGGCAGCGCCTCAACCACTTTGCAAAACGCAGTTAATTATGCTTGGAATAAAGGTGCATTCCTGACCTGCGCAGTTGGTGGCAGCAACTCAGGTACGCCAACCTATCCAGCGGCCTATCCCAACTGTTTCCCCGTGGCGGCTAGCGGCAAAACCGATATTAAAACGCCTTCATCGGGCTATGGCACATGGGTCAAAGTGGCCGCACCAGGTGCAAGCATCTATTCAACATGGCTGAATGGCGGTTATAGCACCATCAGCGGTACATCGACTGCAACCGCCCATGTTTCAGGCTTGGCAGGCTTATTGGCCTCACAAAACCGCACCAACGCCCAAATTCGCGATCGTATTTGCGCCACCGCTGATCCAATCGCGGGCACTGGCACCTATTGGTCGTGTGGCCGAATTAACGTTTATGCTGCGGTACAATAAGCTTCATTGAAAGCGTGATGACAGCCTCGCGTCTGCTTTGACGCGAGGCTGTTTCTTTTCAACTTGGGTCGTCGGGGTGTTTGGGGAGATCGGTTGAGGCAAAGGGCGAAAGCCCAGAATGTTTGGGCCAAATAATCATATCGGGGGTTGTGCCATGCTGCGTCATCACGTGGGTTAGTTTTTCATGCAACCGATCGCGTTGCGCTTGTACCTCGGCTTGGCGGGTTGGTGGCAATTTGGCAAACACACTGGGGTAGGCCAAATTATGCCGTTCCTCGCGATCAGCGGCTAAATCGTAAAGCTCATACTCTGGTTGCGCCCCCGAAAATGGATCATAGTACACCGCATATTTCCACGATTGCTCAACCACACAACGAATATGGTTAGCCCCAGGCACATACATATACAAATCATCGTAGGTGAAATGCAGATGATCTTGTACTTCGCGCTGCTGATTATGCAAAATCGGTGTAAGATCATTGCCTTGAAACTGCCAGCGTTCGCGTTCGGGTACATTGGCAATCGTCGCGATCGTTGGCATTAAATCGATCAAACTAGCTAAGGCATTGGTTTGCACGGGCTGAGGGAAAAGCTTGGGATTGCTGATAACAAAGGGGATATTTAAGGTTTCTTGATAGACATTGTACATTTTTTGGCGTTGCCGTCCATGGGCCATCGCCATATCACCATGATCACTGACGCGGACAATCACGGTATCGTCGTACAAACCTTTGTGTTTGAGCGCATCCAGCACGCGTAAAATTTGATGATCGACATGGCGACAAAGATAAGCATAAAAGCGGCAATAGCCAAGTTGAGCCTCGTGATCATTGGGGCCAATCACCCCATTACCCGCGTTGCTCAAACGACGAAAAGCGGTCTGAGCTTTGGGCTTGGTACTCAACGATTCATTCACAGTTGCTGGTAAACCAATCGGCAAATCAGCAAAGGCGGCACGATTGTAGCCCGCTGCCTCAAATAATGGCACTTGTTGCCCATCAATCGTCACCGCTGCCGTGCCAGTGCCAGGAAAAGCCAAGACATCGTGGGGATTAACCAGCGACACAATCAAACAAAATGGTTGTTCGGAATCGTAGTGTTCAATCCAGTTCAAAATGCTTTCAGATTCTAAAAAAGCGCTGGGCAACTCGCCATATTTGGCAGCTTTGCCATGACCACTCACAAAACGCCCATCGTTATTAGTATCGCCACCGCCCATATTCGCAATCGCCAAATTATCGCCAGCATCGGGCATGCCCCAAGCATCGAAGCCCCAATACTTGGCCAGATGTTCGCGATCAGCCTCTGTCCAATATTTCTGATTCAGTGAGGTGCTAAATTGAGCTGGTTTGGTCAGATGCCATTTGCCTTTGTAGGCAACCTGATAGCCTGCCGTGCGCAACATTTTAGCCAGATTTTGCAGATTACTGCGCAACCCTTGCTGTCGCCGCTCCTTAACTCCGGTTGCGGTTTTCTCGCGTAAATCGTTCATATTATCGAATTCGAGCACTTCGGTTACACCATGATGGGCGGGGTAAAGCCCTGTAAACAAGGTGGCTCGACTTGGCGAGCAAGTGCATGCATTGGTATGACCATTGGTAAACGTTACACCCGTTTGCTTTAATTGCCGCATTGCTGGCAGCTGGGCATCGGCCCAACCATCAGGCCAATGCGGATTACCACTTTGCTGGTCGGAGATAATCAGCACCAAATTCGGTTGCCGCCGCAGATCGCCAAACGCCATCCTAGCCTCCTTGTTAATTACCAAACGGAATAATCCATCCTGCATGTGCTTAACGAATCAGGCCTACTAGTTTTGAAATCGATTTAGTGTTATAACCAAATTAATCTAGCAGTGTAGCTAGGTTTATAGCTGCAAGGAGCCAACGATGAGCACGTTGAGTAGTACCTGCCCAGAATGTGGTGCAACGTTTATGCCCAAACTGATCGAAGCGCAGCCAGTTGGTTCGGCCAATCCTGATCATACCTTTGTTGAAGTTGCTGAGAAATTCGCCTGCTCTGAATGTGGCGAATGGCTTGAGGCTCAGGTTCGGCGTGAAATTGCCAGTGGTTTAGCGAGCCAGATTGCACCCAGAGCCGCGATTGCCACGCTTGAGGCTTGGGATTGTCGCGGCTGTCGCTTTTCACCAAGTGGTGAACAGCTTGCGGCTCAATTTGGTCGGCAAATTCATATTTTTCAACGCCAAGGCCAGCAATGGCGCTTGACCCTTACATCGCCAAAACGCGAGAGCTATACCCTGATCGGCTGGTTGGGCGAGGAAATGCTCATAGCCGATGATGCGATTTGGGATTTAACCAATGATATTATGTTTTGGCAAGATACCCAACGGATGATCTTCGTGAAGGATACAGCCTTTGATCCTCGGCAACTGCTGGTGCTACGGGGTGTGGCAGTTGAACGCCGACCACACTATAAGCAAATGCTTGAAGCCTACCAACTCAGCACCAATGAAGAAATTCGGCTTGAAATCGGCGAGCTGCGCAACGTTAATGATCATGTGGTTTGCTGGAATGTTGAGCGAGGGGCCAGCTTTTGTGCCCGACCACAGGTTTCGCGGGCTGCCGCCAAGCACGATTCAAGCGCAATCGAGCTGTGGCATTACGATTTGGTGAGTGCCAGTTTCCAACCGAGCGTCGCCAAAACCCTTGAGCGCGGACTAATTCAACAGGCGTGGTGGCAAGCTGATGGTAGCCTGTTAGCAGTTGCATGGTATCGCGACGTTGAGTTAGCCCCAGGCCAAAGCCATGCCTATGGGTTAGTACAATTGGATGGCACGACGCTTGAAGTGCTGCGCGAACAACGTTGGGTTGGACCACAACGGGTTAGCTCGCAACTTTATTTTCGACAGGCAGCAACCTTAGCCAATGGCACGATCCTCTGGCACGCAAATAGCATCAGCCTGCTTGATGCTGCTACGTGGGAGGTGCATGAAACCTTGAACTATCAGCCAACACCGCGCGAAAATGTGGCGTTTAGCCCTGATGGCAGCAACTATGCCATCGGCAGGCCCAACGATTTAATTATTGTTGATTGTGCGAGCAACCGCGCCTGGTCGTTGCGGCGCGAGCGTGAAATTCGGCTGCTCAGTCGAGTTTAGTGAAATTATGTCAAATAAACCAGCACCTTTACTCAAGCCATGGAAAGCCTTCAGGATCGGCATTGGCTTGTTCGATCAACCGGGCTAGATTATGGCTACGCACCTGGTTCAAAAAAGGAAAATCTTGTGGGCAAACCGTGAGGCGAGCGATTGGGGCAACCTCATGCAGACTGGCCCACTCCATAATTTGCAGGGTCATGCCACGTTTGTAGCTGGTTGGCTTGGCAACAAAGCCTTCGCGGGGCAGAAGGTAAATCGTGCCAGTACGCCATGGCTGGCTTAGATAAGCCTGATCGTCAATCGAGAAAAAGTAATGGGGATCAGCGAAACTACCATCAGGCTTAACCTGACGAAAACAGGCATTCAACAACGAAACTTCCTGCGGCTCACGCTCCAGAATCGCATAAAAAATTGGCCAAATCCCATCAGAGGCAGCGTAAACCGCCCGCTGATTGCCAAATTCAACAATATCGTTGGCCTGCCGTGGCACAAGCT is a genomic window of Chloroflexota bacterium containing:
- a CDS encoding S8 family serine peptidase, translated to MKRLWLSTLVVGCLLSLASPTDTAGQTRLKEKTPEQLAEAEAPAVAGQYLIKFKSGLSKSARNNTLKNLGVDQLQHLDSLDLELIEVAALKQNATPAQTERVLAELKNNPAIEYIEPNYIYAPLYTPNDPGLGQQWAWGVIKAYDGWNITQGSPSVIIAIVDTGIQTNHPDLDAKIVAGYDFVDNDTNAMDGNGHGTHLAGTAAAETNNSTGGAGLCPNCRLMPIRVFNNNGSGTLAAVAQGITFAANNGAKVINLGLGGSASTTLQNAVNYAWNKGAFLTCAVGGSNSGTPTYPAAYPNCFPVAASGKTDIKTPSSGYGTWVKVAAPGASIYSTWLNGGYSTISGTSTATAHVSGLAGLLASQNRTNAQIRDRICATADPIAGTGTYWSCGRINVYAAVQ
- a CDS encoding sulfatase-like hydrolase/transferase; this encodes MAFGDLRRQPNLVLIISDQQSGNPHWPDGWADAQLPAMRQLKQTGVTFTNGHTNACTCSPSRATLFTGLYPAHHGVTEVLEFDNMNDLREKTATGVKERRQQGLRSNLQNLAKMLRTAGYQVAYKGKWHLTKPAQFSTSLNQKYWTEADREHLAKYWGFDAWGMPDAGDNLAIANMGGGDTNNDGRFVSGHGKAAKYGELPSAFLESESILNWIEHYDSEQPFCLIVSLVNPHDVLAFPGTGTAAVTIDGQQVPLFEAAGYNRAAFADLPIGLPATVNESLSTKPKAQTAFRRLSNAGNGVIGPNDHEAQLGYCRFYAYLCRHVDHQILRVLDALKHKGLYDDTVIVRVSDHGDMAMAHGRQRQKMYNVYQETLNIPFVISNPKLFPQPVQTNALASLIDLMPTIATIANVPERERWQFQGNDLTPILHNQQREVQDHLHFTYDDLYMYVPGANHIRCVVEQSWKYAVYYDPFSGAQPEYELYDLAADREERHNLAYPSVFAKLPPTRQAEVQAQRDRLHEKLTHVMTQHGTTPDMIIWPKHSGLSPFASTDLPKHPDDPS